A window of Desulfovibrio sp. genomic DNA:
CCGGCCTCCTTTTCGCTGCGCCGACGCAGTCCTGCCAGTTTGGGCCAGCCCGGCCAGTTTGGGCCAGTCCGGCCACCCAGTCCGGCCAGTTTGGCCCCGCGTGCCAGTTTGGCCCGGCTTGTGTTTCGCCAGGATCAGCGTATGAAATACACTGGATATACTGTTCTTTTGTGTGATTGAGGAAGAGATATGACGACGATCAAAACCCCGGAAGGCAGGCGCATTTGGGTTCCTGTGCTTTCTCTTGCGCTGGCAGCCTTTATTTTTGTAACGACTGAAGTCCTGCCCATCGGCCTGCTGCCCACCATTGCCAAGGACCTTGGCGAAACGGAGGCTTTTACGGGCCTTCTCATCGCCGTATACGCCTGGTGCGTGGCGCTGCTTTCACTGCCCATAACGGCCCTCACCGCAAAGGTGGCACGTCGCAAGCTGCTGCTGATTTTGTTTACCGTATTTGTGCTTGGGCACGGGCTTTCAGCCCTGGCCGTCAATTTTACCACCCTTTTGCTTGCGCGCATTTGCGTGGCCATCGCGCACGCGGGCTTCTGGTCCATCGCAAGCCCCATTGTCGTCCGCATCACGCCGCCCGCCATGAAGGCCAGGGGCCTTGCCATCGTCATTGTGGGCGGTTCTCTGGCCACGGTGCTCGGGGTGCCGCTCAGTACGCTGGTGGGCCAGCATTTTGGCTGGCGCGTGGCCTTTCTGCTTATCGGGCTGCTGGGCAGTTGCATAGCGCTGATACTCTGGCGGCTGCTCCCCGCGCTCGAAGCCAAGGATACGGGCTCCTTCAAAAGCGTTCCTCTTCTGTTCCGCCACAAGGAACTTGCGCTTCTGTATCTGCAAACCGTGCTGGCGGTGACGGGCTATTTTCTTGCCTACACCTATTTTGCGCCCCTGCTGATACAGGTCGGGGGCTTTCCGGAAGCGGCCGTGCCCGCGTTTCTGCTTGTCATGGGGCTGGCGGGCATTGGCGGCAGCCTGTTCGCCACGCGTCTGACCTTCTTGAAAAACAAACTGGTGTTCGCTGTGCCTTCGTTCATAATTTTTCTGTGTCTGATGGTGCTCAATCTTTCCATCAGCCGACTGCTGACCGTCATCCCCATATGCATCCTCTGGGGCGGCAGCATGGCCGTGCTTGGCCTGCTGTTCCAGAGCAGGATTCTTGAAATTGCCTCCCACTCGGCGGATATCGCCACCTCCATCTATTCGGGAATCTTCAATGTGGGCATTGGCAGCGGCGCTTTTGTGGGCAGCATCGTGTTCGACAAGCTGGGTCTGAGCATGACAGGCTATGCGGGGGCGGCGTTTTTTCTGGCCACCGTGCTTGTCAGCGTCTATTCCGCGCGCAGCGTCGGCGCACAACCCACAACCGTAACGTCGCCGGAGTATAAGGTCGGCGGCTCCGGTGACAAAGGAGGGCAGGCGTGAATATCATCCTGCACCGTGTGTACGATCATGACAGTAGTGAACCCGGAAGCGTGCGCATCCTGGTTGACCGCATCTGGCCAAGAGGCATAGCCAAGGCAACCGCCAACTGGGACGTGTGGCTCAAGGAAGTGGCCCCGTCCAATGATCTGCGCAAATGGTTCGCCCATGACAGGGAAAAATGGGGCGAGTTTCAGCAGCGCTACTTTGCGGAGCTTGACGCGGCCGGGCCAGCCAGCGCGGCGGTTCATGAACTGAAGACGCTTCTTGCGGGCAAGCACACTGCGGTTTTTCTGTATGCCGCCAAGGATGAGCTCTGCAACAACGCGGTGGCCCTGAAAGCCTATCTGGAAGCCCTGCCCGGCAAGGCATAAGGCGCGAAGGACTGAGCGTTTTGACGGCTCCCGGCGCTGTCCGGGTCGCATGGCTGGCATTACGTTGGCTGCGCCCTTGCCCGCGCCTTGCGCCGCGCCCTTGTACGCGCCCTTGCACTGCGCCATTATTCCCTTTACGAGGCTCCCGGCTCGGCCGGCAAAAGCCGCCTTGCTGCGGCCATGCGGAATCGTATTGGCGCGACCCCGCCCTCCATTGTGTCAGCGCAATGCGCACCGCACTGATATTTAACATTTTTATATCAAAATTGCGCCGAGTATTGCCAGACTCGATTGTCTGCTATAGTGTCCGCTTTGCTTAGTGGAGGCTTCATGGACACACAAAAAATTTCCCCAGCCAATGTTGTAAAATCCTTGGGTCTTGTCTTCGGTGACATCGGGACAAGCCCCATTTATACGCTGGCCGTTATCTTTATGTTGACAGAAAGAACGGAAGCGAATTTTATCGGCATTCTTTCTTTAATCATCTGGACTCTTCTGCTGCTGGTAACCGTTGAGTACGCCTGTCTGGCCATGAGCCTCAGCAAGGGCGGCGAAGGCGGCACCATTGTGCTGCTTTCCATCTTGCGGCCCTTGTTGCGGTCCGGCAAAAAGCTTGGCGTGGCCTCGGTACTGGCCTTTATAGGCGTGTCCCTGCTGGTGGGCGACGGCGTCATCACGCCCGCCATCACCATTCTGTCGGCAGTGGAGGGGCTGGTACTCCTGCCCGGACTGGAGGATACCCCGCAGTGGGCGCTGGTGGCGCTGGCCCTGTTTGTGGCCATTTTTCTTTTTTCTGTGCAAAAAAAGGGCAGCAGCAAGCTTTCCGCCCTGTTTGGCCCGGTCATGGTCGTATGGTTCGCGGCGCTGGCCTTTTCGGGCGTGGTGGCGCTCGCCCAGGCCCCGGGTGTGGTGAAAGCCATCAACCCCTGGTATGGCATCGACTTTATGCTGCACCACGGGCTGGCTGGCTTTTTTGTGCTGTCAGAAGTCATCCTGTGCGCCACAGGCGGCGAAGCCCTGTACGCGGATATGGGCCATATGGGGCGCAAACCCATCCTTGCGGCCTGGGCATTGGTGTTCACGGCCCTTTTGCTGTGCTATATGGGGCAGACGGCCTTTCTCATACACCATCCCGACACCAACAACGTACTTTTTGAAATGATCCACAGTCAGGCGAGCTGGCTGTACGCTCCCTTTCTGGTGCTGAGCCTGCTGGCGACCATTATTGCGTCACAATCGCTTATCAGCGGCATTTTCTCCATCATGTATCAGTGCATGGCCACCCACGTCATGCCCCTGTTCAAGGTGGATTACACCTCAAGGGAAATGCACTCGCAGATATACATAGCCTCGGTGAACTGGGCGCTTTTTGTGGCGGTGTCTCTGGTCATCATCGGCTTTCAGGAGTCGCACCACCTGGCGGCCGCCTATGGCCTGGCCGTTACGGGAACCATGACCATCACGGGTATTCTGATGGTCTGGATTTTCCACCTGAGAAAACGCCCCTGGCTGTGCGCCGCCGCCTTTGGCATCTGCATGCTTGACGTGATCTATCTGGTGGCCAACTTCTACAAACTGCCCCACGGCGGCTACTGGTCGCTGGTCATCGCCATGATCCCCCTGGCGGTCATCCTGATCTACACGCAGGGGCAGAAGGCCGTATACCAGCGCATGGTGCCCATGGACAGGGAGTCCTTCATCAAGGAATTCACCAAGGAGCGAAAGGAAGGCCACACCATCAAGGGTACGGGCATATTCTTTTTGCGCAGCCTGGACAACGTTTCGCCCTATATCTGCAAGACCATGTTCGACAACGGCATTATTTATGAGCGCAACATCATGTTGAGCATCTCGCGCACCTATGAGCCGCTCGGCTTGGAATGCCGTTTTGAAGACTCGCCCGTGGAGGGCATACAGATATTTACGGTTACGGCAGGCTATATGGAGGTTGTGGATGTGGACGCCATCCTTGCCGAGGCGGGCATCAAATCGCGCGCCATCTTCTATGGCGTGGAAGATATCCTGACCCGCTCGCCCCTCTGGAAGATTTACGCTGTCATCAAAAAACTGGCTCCGCCCTTTGTGCAGTTCTACAAGCTTCCCCTGCAGTCAGTACACGGGGTTATCAGCCGCATTGTCTTGTAGTCAGACCCTGACGGCGCCCGTTCGCTACGGCACTCCGCCAGGAGAGAGCATAAGCGACGCCGCTTAGGGCACTGTACCTTTGAAAAAGGTACAGGCTCCAGGGAAGCACCCATTAAAGAGCCTTCTGGAAACGCGCTGGTATTTCCTTTGGCAAGGCGCGATCTTTTTTCAAGCAGGAGTGGACGCTTCCGTCCTCGACTGTTTCAAAAAAAGTGAAGCAAGGCCGCCAAGCGGAATACATCAGCGTTTCCCTCAATCCTCACGAAAGTGCTGCGCGTCACAACGTAACGTGGTTGCTGCCGAAAATACTTGCCACGAAATGCGGGCAGGCAAAAGCCTGCCCGCATTTCAAGTGTCAAATACTCTGGTGTTCAGGGCTTTTGCGGCGCGTCCTGGCCTGCACCGCCGGGCTGGGGTGCAGCGGGGCCAGCCGGAGCAGCCGGGTCAGCGGGAGCAGCGGGGCCAGCCGGATCAGCGGGGGCAGCGGGTTGGGTTGTGCCAGAAGAGCCAACCGGGCCAGCGGGTGCGGATTCGCGCGCCGGTTCTGTCTGGGCAGGAGGCGTCGCGCTGGGGCTCTTGGTGTCGCGCTGTTGCAGCATCATCTGTCCCAGAAGGACGATGATGAAGACAATGACGGACAATAGAATGGCAATGGCAATTTTTTTCTTGTCGTGCATGAATTCCTCGTCGCATATTTTGTATATATTGTCTGATTGTTATCTAAAACCTGGGCTGTGTAAAGTATGCCCTTTCGTAAAAAAGGGTTTCCAAGAAAACACTGAGTAAAGAGCCCTTGGAAACGCGCAGCGTTTCCTTTGGCAGGGCGCGCTTTTTTTTGAAGCAGGAGTGGGTTCTTCCGTCCCCGACTGTTTCAAAAAAAGTGAAGCAAGGCCGCCAAACGGAATACATCAGCGTTTCCCTGACGCATGGGGGCCGCCGTGGGCGCGGTGAGCGACGTAAAAGCCCGCCCGTTGCGACCCAGATGCTATTAGGGTAATAAGAAGGTAGCGGGGAGGATGTCCAAAACGTCACCCCGCCGCATACATGGGACATGCCGCCCTAAAGGAGCTACTATGAGCGTTAAGACCGAAGAAAATATAGATGCCCTGAAAGAAGAACTGCAGACCCTGCGCAAGCAGATGGAAAGCCTCGCCAAGTCACTGGAAAAAGACGCTTCCGGCCGTGCTGCGGGCGTGGCTGCGGATCTGGAAGACCAGTTTGAAAAATACCAGAAGATCGCTGCGGAGAAACTGCAAAAAGCCCTGAACGCCGGCAATGACGGCGTGGAGAATGTCAGCGAACGTATCCGCCAGAATCCTCTTGGCAGCTTGTTGCTGGCCTTTGGCGCGGGCTATGTGCTCTCCCGCATTTTTCGTCAGGACAGGTGATTTCAGGCGTGAATGGCCTTACTGAAATTGTGATCCGCTTTTTTGACCTGCTGGAAGCGGAAGGCCGGCAACTGCAGCGTTCAGCCCTGCTCACGGTGCGCATGGCCGTTCTGCTGGTTCTTGGCCTGATCTTCGGGGCTGTGGCCGTATTTTTTCTGGTCGCAGCCCTGTATCAGGCTCTTGTGGTCATTCTGCATCCGGCCTGGGTTCTGTGCATCATGGCCCTGGTCTGTGCGGGCATCGCCGGAGGGTTGTTGTGGCTGTCGCTCCCACGCAAGAAACAGGTTCAGTAGAAGAAGCCAAGCGCCGTCTGCGCGAGGCTTCGGCAGGGTTTGACCCGTATGCCCTGGTGCGGGCGCGGCCTCTCTCCTGCGCGGGAGGAGCCTTTTTGCTCGGCCTTGGCTGGAAATGGCTGCGACCGGGACGGGCTGTGCCTGCCCTGGCAATGCTGTCGCTCCAGCTGGTGGGCAGGGCGCTTGCCCAGAATCTGGGTGCCCGCCTGAAGAGCGGTCTCACCCAGGAACGCCCCGTTCAGGATCGCCTCACGCAGAAGCACCCCGCCCAGGATCGTCCTGGCAGAACCGGTGACGGTTCTGCCGCAGGGGATATAACAGGCGGCCAGGGCGGCGCTGCCGCCAGCGACACATCAGTTTAGAGCATTTTGCTTTTGAAACACTCCTTGTTTCAACGCATCATTCTGGCGAAAAACGTGGTTTTCGCCAGAATCCACGCCACCTCGTGGCGGCTGACGCCTTGGCGTCAGCAGAGCAATTTCAAAATGAAATTGCTCTAGAGCCGTTTACGAATGAAATGAATTAACTGCTCTGCAGGGATTTTCCTGAAAATTCTGCCACGAAAGGCGAGCAGGCGGGCTGTTGCCTGCTGCGCACGGGCATCTCAAATATTACGAAAACGCTTATTTAAGAGCCTCTTGGAAACGCGCAGTTGTTTCGTCTGGCAAGGCGCGCTCTTTTTTGAAGCAGGAGTGGACGCTTCCGTCCCCGACTGTTTCAAAAAAAGTGAAGCAAGGCCGCCAAACGGAACAAATCAGCGTTTCCTCAACGGCTCCAGAGCGTGATGCGGACAAAGGACATGGACGAAAAAGAAATCATAGCGCTTCTGACAGACAAATATGCCATAGCCGCAGTTGTGACGGTTATCCTTTTTTATTTCACCATACGCGGGCAGAAGCGCAGCGCCAACATCGTGGTGCATCTGGCCCGCGTGTGCGCTGCCTGCGCCCTTGTGGTGGCCACAAGCCTTTGCGCACGCGAACTTGCGGACAAGTTTGGCATCACCCTCATAAATCCGACCTATATTGATATTTTTCAGCGCGTTGTCATCGTTCTTATCCTGATGCGCGAAGCCTTTTTGGGCATCAACCGTTTTTGCGATCATCTGGCGAAAACCAGCGGCGACGCCACCCTGGGGCGTATGGTGGCGCGCCTGCTCAAGGCGGCCATCTGCCTGTGCGTCATGCTGCTTTTTGGCGAATACCTGGGCGTGAGTTTTGCGGGCCTGCTGACCTTCGGCGGCATCGGCGGCATCGCCATCGGTCTTGCGAGCAAGAACATCCTTGGCAATTTTTTTTCGGGTCTTATGCTGTATTTCGACCGCCCCTTTGACATCGGCGACTGGGTGCGCTCCCCGGATCGCAAGGTTGAAGGCACCGTGATGGAAATCGGTTGGCGCATGTGCAAGATCATGACTTTCGAGCACTATCCCCTTTACGTGCCCAATGATGTTTTTTCCTCCATCAGTATTGAAAACATAGGGCGCATATCCAGTTACCGCATAAAGCTGCAAGTGGGCCTGCGCTACGAAGACGCGGACAAGGTGCAGGCCGTTGCCGAAGGTCTGGAGAAAATGTTGCAGCAGGACGAGGGGATAGACAGGGATCAGACGATTCTGGTCTGCTTTGACGAATTTGCCGACTCATCGCTGAATCTTATGATTTACTGCTACGCCAATACGTCGGACTGGAGCCGCTTCATGAAGATCCAGCACAACGTGTATCTGAAAATCATCGGCGTGGTGCATGGTCTTGGGGCAGATTTCGCCTTTCCCACGCGCACCCTATACCTTGAGAAGGACGCCGCCGTTGTACCGGCCTCCGCGCCGGTCGCCTCACCAACCGCCGCCCCCACACCAACCGCCGCCGCCACACCAACCGCCGCCGCCGCGCCAGCCGCCGTACCAGCCACCACATCCACACCAGCCGCTGCGCCAGCCGCCGCCCCCTGGCTCTGATTTTTCAGAATATTGGCGTCGGCGTATCAGCACTCTCCAAACGGCGAGGCTTGCCCTGAAAGTCAAGCGCAGACTTTACTTTTTTTGGGGAGCAAACTATTATCCCTTGATATTGCTATGTATTTATTGGTGAATTGATGATCGACTGCCCCCTCCACGGGAGCCACGGCAGCAAAAACTGTGTGGCTGACGCATGCTTTGTGATTCTGGCCGCGCTTTATGCTCTGTCCGTGGCCTTTGGCATTGTGCCCCTTTCAGGACGTGGCGCAGATCTGGACACTGACCTCGCCTGCTATGCCTTTGCCATGGCTGGCGAACATCAGCCCGAGAATTTTCACGCCGACCCTCTGTTGAGCGAGGCAACGCCCGCCAATTCCCTCTGGAACCTCCAACAGTTTACGGCAGAAATGCTGACCCCTGGCGATCAGTACGCTGTGGGGCTGCTGCGGGCGGGCGCGCTCATCATCTTCGTCTATCTGACGGGCATGTATCTGCTGGGGCGCTGGTTCTACGGCGGGCCAGGGCCAGCCCTGATCCTGGCCCTGCTCATGAGCGTCACCATATGGGTGGGCTGGGGCACCTTCTGGGGCGTCACCCATTCTGACCCTGTTCCCCGCACCTTTTTTGCCGCCTTGTGGCCCTTTATGCTTATGGGGGCCGTGGCCGCGCTGCGCCATGCAGCCTGGCGGCCGGCAGTCATGCTTGTTGCCGGGCTGGGCATGTGGGTGCACGGTCTGGGCGCGCTGAACACAGGGGCCATGTTCTTTCTTGCCTTTGCCTTTCACAGGCCGCGGGGCTGGGCATGGTCACGGCATATATTGAGCCTCATGTTGTGCCTGGTGGTCTACTTTGTGCCTGTGCTGCTCTTTCTCTGGCCTTCGCTGGGGCAGAAGCGGGCTCTCGGGCCTGTGGAACTTGAAATATTCCATGAGCTCTTTTCCCAACGCTGGGCCAAGGATTACGGGCACTTTGCCAAACGGCTGGCGCTCTTTCTGTCTTTGGACAAGCCCGTATTCTGGATTTTGCTGGCCGGGGTTGGCAGCTGGTTTGTGGTGCTGCGGCGCGGCAGTGAGCGGTTGCGGCGTCTTGCGACCATGTATCCGGCCTTTGTACTGGCTCTTGCGCTGGTGGCCACGTTTTCCTGGCTGGAATCCCTTCTGGCGCCGCGTGTGGGGCGGCTGCCCATGGCGCACGAATTCGTGCGCGGGCTGCGCTACCTTCTGCCCCTTGCCTGGATAATGATCGGCGGGGTTCTCGGCATACTCTGGCCCCGGTTTGCCGGTTGGCTGCGCACAGGTTTCTGCGTGCTGGCCGTGCTGCTTCTGCTGCTTTGCAGTGGCGACAGGCAGAACATGGCCGCCCTGTATGCCATAGCGGAAAAAACAGGGCTTCCGTTGCCGTATGTGACCAGGGCAAAAGAAAATGCGGCCCGCGCCCAAAACCACCGCGAGGCGCTTGAGGCCCTCAGGGAGCTGACGGTTCCCGGAGATGTGGTGTTCAGCAATTCCGGCGATCTGGGCGTGCGGCATATTGCCCAGCGCGGCCTTTTTCTCACCTTCAAAGACGGCTACCACCCGTATTACAATAAAAATCTCGACCAGGCGCGGCAGTGGCTTGGCAATGAAAAGCTGCGCACACAGAGCCCCACGGGCTATGTGGACGTGTGGCTGAAATCCGGCGTGCCCTGGATTATCTGCGACAGGCCCGAAGACCGCGAAACGCTGGAAAAATACGGGCAGGTGGTGTGGGAAAATCCCGGCTGGCTTATTGTGCGCCGCAAGGCTGACGTTTTCCCGCCGTCATCCGCGTCTCCATCCGAGCCTTCACCTGATGTTCCCGCTGCTCCGGCTGACGTTCCCGCTGCTCCGGCTGACGTTGCAGCACCCCCGGCGGCCCCGGCGGACACGCCCACGCCTCCGGCGGACGTTTCCACCGCTCCCGCGGCCCCGGCGGACACGCCCACGCCTCCGGCGGACGCGTCCGTGCCAAAGCCTCAGGACGCCCGGCGGTAACTGGCAGACGCTCTACGGGCAGGGGTTGCGCGCACCTTGCGAAGTACTGGCTAATTGGGCATAATCATTGGGGTGAACTACTCCAGACCCGTGCGGAGGCCCCCATGCAGCCTGAACTTCTTCTTTTCGATATTGGCAATACTTCCATAAAGATTGGGCTGGCGCACGAACGGCAGGTGCTGACCTCATACACCCTGCGTACCGATGTGGGACAAACGGCGGACAATCTCGGCCTCAGTCTCATCGCCCTCCTGGGGCACGCGGGCGTTGCGCCGCAAAGCCTCAAGGCCTGCGTGGCCTCATCTGTGGTTCCGGGATTCGATCCCCTGCTGCGCGAGGCCGTGTCCCGCTATGTGGACTGCCCCCTGCTTTGTGTCGGCATGGATTTGTCGGTTCCCCTTGAAAATCGCTATGAACGTCCCGGCGAGGTCGGGGCCGACAGACTGGTGGGCGCTTACGCGGCGCGCCGCCAGTATCCCGAAGCGCCCGGACTGCTCGTGGTGGACTTTGGCACCGCCGTCACCATTGACTGCGTCAACGGCGACGCCTACATGGGCGGACTGATTTTTCCCGGCCCGCGCACGGCGCTGAGCGCGCTTTCGCGCGAAGCCGCCAAGCTGCCCAGAGTCAATCTGGACGTGCGGGCCGACGAACCCATGCCGGGGCGCAACACCACCACCAGCATACAGCATGGCCTTGTATTCGGCTTTGCCTGCATGGTGGAGGGGTTGACGCAGCGGCTTAAAAGACAGTTGCCCGGCCCTGTGAAAGTGCTGGGCACAGGAGGCTTTGCCGCCTCCATTGCCCGGGTAAGCCCGGTTTTTGATCATGTTCTGCCCACCTTGTTGCTTGAGGGTTTGCGGCGGCTGTACTATGAAGAGCGCACGGCGCTCTGATGCCCGCCTAAGCGGAACCAACAGACCTGCCGCCCGGTTGGGGCGGAACCAGCGCCATTTTGCGTTTGCGTATAATGAAAACAAGCCCAAGAGGGCAAAGGAGCCACACATGAGCAGCATTGCCTCGGTATTTGGCCGTGAAATTCTGGATTCGCGTGGTAATCCCACCGTTGAGGTGGAAGTGACCCTGGAGTCCGGGCTCAGAGCGCGGGCCGCTGTTCCTTCCGGGGCTTCCACCGGCAGCCGTGAAGCTCTTGAAATGCGTGACGGCGACAAGGCGCGTTACTGCGGCAAGGGCGTCACCAAGGCCGTGGACCATGTGAACGGCGAAATCGCCGACGCCCTGCTTGGCATGGATGTGCTGCGCCAGGTGCAGGTAGACAATACCCTTATTGACCTCGACGGTACGGACAACAAGTCCCGTCTGGGCGCCAACGCCATGCTTGGCGTGTCCATGGCCTGCGCCAGGGTGGCGGCCTCGTTTGTGGGCCTGCCGCTGTTCAAGTACCTCGGCGGCATCAACGCCAAGGTGCTGCCCGCACCCATGATGAACATCATCAATGGCGGCGCTCACGCCCCCAACAACCTGGACATCCAGGAGTTCATGATCATGCCCGTGGGGGCCATGACCTTTCGTGATTCCCTGCGCATCGGTACGGAGATCTTCCATACCCTCCAGGGCATCCTCAAAAAGGACGGCCACGTCACCAGCGTGGGCGACGAGGGCGGCTTTGCCCCCAACCTCAAGAACCATGACGAAGCCTTTACCTACATCATCAAGGCCATTGAAGAAGCCGGCTACAATCCCGGCACTGAAGTGGCCCTGGCCATTGATGCGGCCTCCAGTGAGTTCTTCAAGGACGGCAAATACGTTCTGGCCGGTGAAGGCAAGACCTTCAACAATGCCGAAATGAGCGAATGGCTGGGCGAATTCACGCGCAAATATCCCCTCATCTCCATCGAAGACGGCATGGCCGAAAGCGACTGGGACGGTTGGGGAATGCTGACCGCCAGCCTGGGCGACCACGTGCAGCTGGTGGGCGACGACGTCTTTGTGACCAATCCCTCCATTCTGGCCGAGGGCATTGCCGAGGGCGTGGCCAACTCCATTCTCATCAAACTCAACCAGATCGGCACCGTCACCGAAACCCTGGACACCATCGAGATGGCCAAGGAAGCGGCGTACACCACCGTTATCTCGCACCGCTCCGGCGAAACGGAAGACAGCTTCATTGCCGACCTGGCTGTGGGCGTCAACTCCGGCCAGATCAAGACCGGCTCCCTGTGCCGCTCCGAGCGTATGGCCAAGTACAACCAGTTGCTGCGCATTGAAGAAGAACTGGGCGACGACGCCGAATTCTTCGGCCCCATGCTGGCGGAATACTATTCCCTCGGTTCCGACGAGTAGAGCAGGCTTGCTCTGAGAGGCTTTGTGGGGGAGGGCCCCCACCCCCTAAAACGCTTACTGTGCGGTGTCTGCCGTATTAGGCCTAACATCCGTACCAGCGCGGGCAAAGGGCATTTGCTTTTTCAGGCGGTGCTATCAGGCGCAGCCGCCAGAGCGGAGACAGCATAACACCGCTCTGGAACCCCGACAGATATGAAAATCAGAGCCCGCGGCCACATTATATGGCCACGGGCTCTGACAATTTTGTTCCACGCGCTTGAGCTTGGCGGCAGGGCAGTCTATACTATATGTTACGTAGTTCAAAACAATAGTAACTGTCTGCAAACCTGTGGGCGGAAAATCCATGGAGCAATACATGATAGTGATTGACGGCAAGAAGACCGCGCAGGACATCCGCGGCGAACTGGCGGCCGAAGTGGGCGCAGCCAGGGCTGCTGGTCGCCGCGCGCCGGGGCTGGCTGTTATTCTGGTGGGTGAAGATCCGGCTTCGCAAGTATACGTGCGCAACAAGGAAAAAGCCTGCGTCGACGTGGGCATTGTTTCTTTTGCCTACCGCCTGCCAGCCGATACCACGCAGCAGGATCTGCTGCACCGCATCAGGGAATGCAACGCCCGGCCCGATGTGGACGGCATTTTGCTGCAATTGCCACTGCCCAAGGGGCTGGATGCCCAGGCCTGCCTGCTGGCCATTGACCCGGCAAAGGATGTGGATGGATTTCATCCCGAAAACGTGGGGCGGCTCTCGCTGGGGCTGCCGGGCTTTGTGTCCTGCACGCCTGCCGGGGTCATAGAACTTCTGCGCCGTTACAATTTGCCCACCAGGGGCAAGAAAGCCGTTGTGGTGGGGCGTTCGGACATCGTGGGCAAGCCCCTTGCCCTGCTGCTGACCCGCTCCGGCGAATTCGGCGACGCCACCGTCACCATCTGCCATTCGCGCACCCCCGATCTCGCGGCGGAATGCCGCAGTGCGGACTTTCTTTTTCTTGCCATCGGCAGGCCGCGCCTGATCACGGGCGACATGGTGCGCCAGGGCGCTGTGGTCATCGACGTGGGCATCAACCGTGGCCCCGACGGCCTGTGCGGCGACGCGGACTATGAAAGCGTGAGCGCCAAAGCCTCCGCCATCACGCCCGTTCCCGGCGGCGTCGGGCCCATGACCATTGCCATGCTGCTCATGAACACCGTCCATTCCTGGCGGCTGCGCACGGCTGGTGAATAGTCGTCAGACAGCGCATTGGGCTTTGAAAGATTTTGCGGGGAGGGGCTTTTGCAAAAGGGTCTCCTCCCCCACGCGTCGCCCTTAAAAATTTTTTTAGAGCAATTTACGAATGAAATGAGTTAATTGCTCTACAAGGCTTTTTTTGAAAACCCTTGCCGCGCAATGCGCATAGGCAGGCTTTTGCCTGGCGTGCGCAAAGCGTTGCAAATGTTGCATGCTCCAGTCTGGGGCAGGGTGTTTTTTGATCTGAAGGGGCGAGGCACTGCCCCTTCCCG
This region includes:
- a CDS encoding DUF488 domain-containing protein, producing MNIILHRVYDHDSSEPGSVRILVDRIWPRGIAKATANWDVWLKEVAPSNDLRKWFAHDREKWGEFQQRYFAELDAAGPASAAVHELKTLLAGKHTAVFLYAAKDELCNNAVALKAYLEALPGKA
- a CDS encoding type III pantothenate kinase is translated as MQPELLLFDIGNTSIKIGLAHERQVLTSYTLRTDVGQTADNLGLSLIALLGHAGVAPQSLKACVASSVVPGFDPLLREAVSRYVDCPLLCVGMDLSVPLENRYERPGEVGADRLVGAYAARRQYPEAPGLLVVDFGTAVTIDCVNGDAYMGGLIFPGPRTALSALSREAAKLPRVNLDVRADEPMPGRNTTTSIQHGLVFGFACMVEGLTQRLKRQLPGPVKVLGTGGFAASIARVSPVFDHVLPTLLLEGLRRLYYEERTAL
- a CDS encoding sugar transporter, producing the protein MTTIKTPEGRRIWVPVLSLALAAFIFVTTEVLPIGLLPTIAKDLGETEAFTGLLIAVYAWCVALLSLPITALTAKVARRKLLLILFTVFVLGHGLSALAVNFTTLLLARICVAIAHAGFWSIASPIVVRITPPAMKARGLAIVIVGGSLATVLGVPLSTLVGQHFGWRVAFLLIGLLGSCIALILWRLLPALEAKDTGSFKSVPLLFRHKELALLYLQTVLAVTGYFLAYTYFAPLLIQVGGFPEAAVPAFLLVMGLAGIGGSLFATRLTFLKNKLVFAVPSFIIFLCLMVLNLSISRLLTVIPICILWGGSMAVLGLLFQSRILEIASHSADIATSIYSGIFNVGIGSGAFVGSIVFDKLGLSMTGYAGAAFFLATVLVSVYSARSVGAQPTTVTSPEYKVGGSGDKGGQA
- a CDS encoding translation initiation factor 2 translates to MIDCPLHGSHGSKNCVADACFVILAALYALSVAFGIVPLSGRGADLDTDLACYAFAMAGEHQPENFHADPLLSEATPANSLWNLQQFTAEMLTPGDQYAVGLLRAGALIIFVYLTGMYLLGRWFYGGPGPALILALLMSVTIWVGWGTFWGVTHSDPVPRTFFAALWPFMLMGAVAALRHAAWRPAVMLVAGLGMWVHGLGALNTGAMFFLAFAFHRPRGWAWSRHILSLMLCLVVYFVPVLLFLWPSLGQKRALGPVELEIFHELFSQRWAKDYGHFAKRLALFLSLDKPVFWILLAGVGSWFVVLRRGSERLRRLATMYPAFVLALALVATFSWLESLLAPRVGRLPMAHEFVRGLRYLLPLAWIMIGGVLGILWPRFAGWLRTGFCVLAVLLLLLCSGDRQNMAALYAIAEKTGLPLPYVTRAKENAARAQNHREALEALRELTVPGDVVFSNSGDLGVRHIAQRGLFLTFKDGYHPYYNKNLDQARQWLGNEKLRTQSPTGYVDVWLKSGVPWIICDRPEDRETLEKYGQVVWENPGWLIVRRKADVFPPSSASPSEPSPDVPAAPADVPAAPADVAAPPAAPADTPTPPADVSTAPAAPADTPTPPADASVPKPQDARR
- a CDS encoding mechanosensitive ion channel family protein — protein: MDEKEIIALLTDKYAIAAVVTVILFYFTIRGQKRSANIVVHLARVCAACALVVATSLCARELADKFGITLINPTYIDIFQRVVIVLILMREAFLGINRFCDHLAKTSGDATLGRMVARLLKAAICLCVMLLFGEYLGVSFAGLLTFGGIGGIAIGLASKNILGNFFSGLMLYFDRPFDIGDWVRSPDRKVEGTVMEIGWRMCKIMTFEHYPLYVPNDVFSSISIENIGRISSYRIKLQVGLRYEDADKVQAVAEGLEKMLQQDEGIDRDQTILVCFDEFADSSLNLMIYCYANTSDWSRFMKIQHNVYLKIIGVVHGLGADFAFPTRTLYLEKDAAVVPASAPVASPTAAPTPTAAATPTAAAAPAAVPATTSTPAAAPAAAPWL
- a CDS encoding KUP/HAK/KT family potassium transporter, yielding MDTQKISPANVVKSLGLVFGDIGTSPIYTLAVIFMLTERTEANFIGILSLIIWTLLLLVTVEYACLAMSLSKGGEGGTIVLLSILRPLLRSGKKLGVASVLAFIGVSLLVGDGVITPAITILSAVEGLVLLPGLEDTPQWALVALALFVAIFLFSVQKKGSSKLSALFGPVMVVWFAALAFSGVVALAQAPGVVKAINPWYGIDFMLHHGLAGFFVLSEVILCATGGEALYADMGHMGRKPILAAWALVFTALLLCYMGQTAFLIHHPDTNNVLFEMIHSQASWLYAPFLVLSLLATIIASQSLISGIFSIMYQCMATHVMPLFKVDYTSREMHSQIYIASVNWALFVAVSLVIIGFQESHHLAAAYGLAVTGTMTITGILMVWIFHLRKRPWLCAAAFGICMLDVIYLVANFYKLPHGGYWSLVIAMIPLAVILIYTQGQKAVYQRMVPMDRESFIKEFTKERKEGHTIKGTGIFFLRSLDNVSPYICKTMFDNGIIYERNIMLSISRTYEPLGLECRFEDSPVEGIQIFTVTAGYMEVVDVDAILAEAGIKSRAIFYGVEDILTRSPLWKIYAVIKKLAPPFVQFYKLPLQSVHGVISRIVL